Proteins found in one Geomonas subterranea genomic segment:
- a CDS encoding amidohydrolase, with amino-acid sequence MPTQLQLESLSGLLEAELPSLVEIYEHLHAHPELSGQERETASLLAGELKALGFTVTEELGRYSRFDWPGFGVLAVLENGPGPALLVRADMDALPVEEKTGLPYASAARAVYRDGAEVPVMHACGHDVHVACLLGAARVLARARDCWSGTLVLVGQPGEEGADGAQAMIDDGAYTLCPRPDYALALHSTLFLKAGTAGYAPGNFLASFTEVEIVLRGVGAHGSAPECGKDPVVMAAQLVLALQTIVSREIPPHEPAVVTVGSIHGGAACNVIPEEVVLQLSIRSFSDRVRDRILDSVRRICAGVALAAGVPEERSPVVSVLACHPATYNDPGLAERVGEALRGHSGRTTWSARRRRW; translated from the coding sequence ATGCCGACACAATTGCAACTCGAATCACTGAGCGGGCTCCTCGAAGCTGAACTTCCGTCTTTGGTTGAGATCTATGAGCATCTGCACGCGCATCCCGAACTGTCCGGGCAGGAGCGGGAGACTGCCTCGTTGCTGGCGGGCGAGCTGAAAGCGCTGGGGTTCACGGTCACCGAGGAGCTCGGCAGGTACAGCAGGTTCGACTGGCCCGGTTTCGGCGTGCTGGCGGTACTGGAGAATGGGCCGGGACCGGCGCTGCTGGTGCGGGCGGACATGGACGCGCTGCCGGTGGAGGAGAAGACGGGGCTGCCGTACGCCAGCGCGGCGAGGGCGGTCTACCGCGACGGCGCCGAGGTGCCGGTGATGCACGCCTGCGGGCACGACGTTCACGTCGCCTGCCTGCTCGGGGCGGCGCGGGTGCTGGCCCGGGCGAGGGATTGCTGGTCCGGGACGCTGGTGCTGGTGGGGCAGCCCGGGGAAGAGGGGGCGGACGGCGCCCAGGCGATGATCGACGACGGCGCTTACACGCTCTGCCCCAGGCCGGATTACGCCCTCGCGCTGCACAGCACCCTTTTCCTGAAGGCCGGGACTGCCGGGTACGCTCCCGGCAACTTCCTCGCCAGCTTTACCGAGGTGGAGATCGTGTTGCGCGGGGTGGGGGCGCACGGTTCGGCGCCCGAGTGCGGCAAGGACCCCGTGGTGATGGCGGCGCAACTCGTGCTCGCCCTGCAGACCATCGTGAGCCGCGAGATCCCCCCCCACGAGCCCGCCGTGGTCACCGTCGGTTCGATCCACGGCGGCGCCGCTTGCAACGTCATTCCCGAAGAAGTGGTGCTGCAACTGAGCATAAGGAGCTTCAGCGACCGGGTGCGTGACCGGATCCTCGACTCGGTGCGGCGCATCTGCGCCGGCGTGGCGCTCGCCGCAGGGGTGCCCGAGGAGCGCTCTCCCGTTGTTTCGGTCCTCGCCTGCCACCCCGCGACCTACAACGATCCCGGCCTGGCCGAACGCGTGGGGGAGGCGCTGCGGGGGCACTCGGGGCGGACAACGTGGTCCGCTCGGAGGCGAAGATGGTGA